Within the Stenotrophomonas maltophilia genome, the region CAGCGCATGGATTGCAGGGCGGTGGGTGTGGCCGTGGATCATGGTGTCCACGCCGTGACGGATGAAGGTGGCCTCCACTTCGGCCGGGGCCACGTCGGTTACTGTCTCGAACTGCACGCGGTCGCCCTGTTTCATTTCCGACTGCCGTGCCTGGCTCGCTTCACGGGCCTTCTGTGCGAAGGCAATGCGTGCGGCCAGCGGTTGCGAGAGGAACTGCGCCTGGAAGGCCGGATCGCGCGTCTGTGCGCGGAACTGCTGGTAGGGAATGTCGTCGGTGCACAGCAGATCGCCGTGCTGCAGCAGCACGGCACGGCCGTACAGCTCGATCACGCAGGGGTCGGGCAGGATGCGCAGGCCGGCGCGGCGTGCGTAGTCTTCGCCAAGCAGGAAATCGCGGTTGCCGCGGATGAAGTACACCGGCACGCCGCTGTCGGCGAGCGTCCTCAATGCGTCCGCCACCGCATCGGCGGCGGGTGAGGGCGTGTCGTCGCCGATCCAGGCCTCGAACAGATCGCCCAGGATGTACAGCGCGTCCGCGCCGGGCGCCTGTTCGCGCAGGAAACGCAGGAACAGGTCGGTGATTTCCGGACGGCTCGGGTCCAGGTGCAGGTCGGAAATGAACAGCGTGGTCATGCCGGCATTCTAGGTCATCCCGGATGCCGGTAGCGCCGGGCCATGGCCCGCCAGCGCGGCGGCAGTGACCCTCACACCGGCAGCGGCAGCCAGGCCAGGCTGGCCGACGCCAGCAGTGCGGCGATGCCGGTGGCGGCCAGCACATCGCTGGGGTAATGCAGGCCCAGCACGACCCGCGACAGGCCCACGCCGAGGGTGAACGGCACCAGCAGCGGCGCCAGCCAGGGGTAATAGGCCAACGCCACGATGGTGAACGACACCGCGTGCAGGGTATGCCCGGACGGGAAACTGAACTCGTCCAGGGGGGCCACCCAGGCCCGGATGCGCAGATCCGCGGCATACGGGCGGGGGCGCCGGGTCCAGCGCTTGAGGCCCTTGTACAGCAGCAGCGCGGCCAGGCCGGTGGCGGCCATGTGCACCGATGCGCGCAGCCCGTCAAAGCCATCGATCGCCACCAGTACACCCATCAGCACGTACCAGAACACGCCGTCGCCGAGCCGGCTGATGATCGAGAACAGACGGCGCACGCGGCGGCGCCGGCAATAGTGGTTCGCCCGCCGGCACAGGCGTGTTTCGCTGCCGCGCAGCAGTTCAAGCGGCGTGGTGCGCATGGCCAGTCCTCCGGGTGTTCGCCAGCTCGGCCAGCAGCGCATCGAACTCGGCCACCACCTGCTGCGGATGCAGCCGCTTCATCGCCCGTGCGGCCTGGCTGCCCAGTTCGCGGCGCAGCGTGTCATCGCTGGCCAGCTGCACGGCCGCTTCGACGAATTGCTCGTCGTTGTCCACGGCGGCACCGTTCTCGCCGTTGCGCAGGTACTCACGCGCCGCGCCGTAATCGAAGGCCACCGTGGCCAGGCCGCTGGCCATGCTTTCCAGGGTCACGTTGCCGAAGGTCTCGCTGCGGCTGGGGAACAGGAACAGATCGCCGCTGGCGAAATGGCGGGCCAGCGCTTCGCCGCGCTGGATGCCGCAGAAGATGAAGTCGGGGTTCTCATGCGCCAGCTTCTCCCGTGCGGGCCCGTCGCCGACCCAGACGAAGCGTGCCTTCGGCCGTATCTGCTGCAGGCGGCGGAACGCCTTCACGGCCAGTCCGAGGTTCTTCTCGGCGGCGATGCGGCCAACGTAGATCGCTGCCAGGCCGTTGCCGTCGATGCCCCATTCCTCGCGCAGGGTGGGGTCACGCCGGCCCGGGTCGAACTGCTGGCTGTCGACCGCGCGGGCCAGCAGCCGGACGCGCTCGAAGCCCTGTTCGGCAAGGAACTGTTGGAGCTCGCGGGTGGGCACGAGGGTGGCGTCGGCCTGGTTGTGGAAGCGGCGCATCCAGCGCATCGCAGCGGCCTGCAGCCAGGCGACCCCGTAGTCGGGCAGATACTCGTCGAAGCGGGTGTGAAAGCCACTGGCTACCGGGATGCCGAGGCGCCGCGCGGTACGCAGCGCCGACCAGCCCAGCGGGCCTTCGGTAGCGACATAGATCGCATCCGGGCGCTGCTGCTGCCAGTGGCGACCGAGCCGGATCGGGGCCGGCAGGCCGAACCGCAACCCGGGATAGCGGGGCAGGGCGGCGCCGGGCACCAGCAGGGTACCGGGAGCGGAATCCAGCGCTTCACTGGCCTGGCGTGGCCGGATCAGGTCGATCTCGTGCCCGGCCGTCCGCAGGCCCTGTTCCAGTCCCTGCACGGTCAGTGCGACGCCGTTGACTTCCGGCGGATACGTCTCGGTGACGATGGCATAGCGCATGGCGGGCCTCCGGTTTCCCGGCATGCTCGGGCCTGGCGATGTAGCCGACATGACGGCTTGGCGACACAGGCATGACAGACGCGCAGGAGTGCCGGCGGCGGGGCCGGGGCCAGAAAAAACCACGGCCCCGAAGGGCCGTGGTCGTGGAGCGTCGCAGTGCGATCGATCAGAAGCGCTGCTGGTACTTCATGTAGATGAAACGACCGATGTCGTAGCCACCGTAGTACGAGAACGCGGAGTTCGGCTTGCTGTACATGATCGGGCCGGACTTCTCGAACACGTTGTTGGCGCCGACGGCGACGGTCGCATCCCACGGCAGGTTGTAGCGGAACTGCACGTCGTGGAAGGTCACCGAACCACGCTCGTTGTAGTTGCGCGAGCCCTTGTACCACGGTGCATACACGCCCGGATCGGAGCACTCGTCCGGATACAGACCGATGTTGGAGCAGGTCTCCTTCACGCCCGAGTAGTAGCGCGCGGTCCAGGTCACCCCGAAGTCACCCAGATCGTAGCCCAGCGCCAGGTTCGAGCGGACGCGGAAGGCGCTGCCGATGCCGTTGGTGACGATCGGAACGATCGAGCTGTCGTTCGAGGTGCGGTAGGTCGCACTGGACACGTAGGTGGTGGCCGAATTCACGTTGAACTTGCCGAACCGGGTGTCCAGACGGTAGCTCACATCCAGGTCGTAACCTTCGGTTTCCATGAAGCCCGCATTGCGGTTGCCGAACTTCAGGTTGGTCACGATGCCGGTCACCGGGTCACGCTGGAAGCGCGTGCAGCGCGAATCGATGCCTGCTTCGTAGCAGTCCTGCAGGATCTGGGTCGGCGTATCGGCAATGATCGTGTTGTCGATGCGGATCTTCCACCAGTCCAGCGAGGCGTTGAAGCCCTGGATGAAGCTCGGGCTCCAGACCAGGCCCAGCGTCTTGCTGGTCGAGGTTTCCGGAGTCAGCTGCGGATTGGAGCCGGAGGTGAATGGCACCGGCGTGGCATCGGTGGAGGTGTTCACCGGAGTGCCGCCCTGGCGCAGCTGGCGGAAGGTATCGGCATTGGCGATGTCACGCGCGCAACGCGCACGGACTTCGGCGCTGGAGGCCGAGGAACCGAAGCGGGTGTCGCACGGATCGCTGAACTGCGCGAAGGTCTCGGAGCCACCACCGAACAGATCGTTGATGGTCGGGGCGCGGAAGCCCTCCGCCCAGGTGCCACGCACCATCAGCGAGTCGATCGGCTTCCACTTGAAGCCGAACTTGCTGTTGAGGGTGTTGCCGAAGGTGTTGTAGTCCGAGAAACGGGTAGCACCGTTGAAGCTCAGTTCCTTCGCGCCCGGCAGATCGGCCAGCACCGGAACGTTCACTTCCAGGTAGGCTTCATTGACGGTGTAGTCGCCACCGGTCGGGCCAGCCGCGAGGTTGGTGGTGGCGCCGGTCTGGGCCAGGGCATCCGGGGTGTACTTGCCTTCTTCCTTGCGGCTTTCCACGCCGAAGGCGAAGCCGAGGTCACCGGCCGGCAGGGTCACGATGCTGCCCGCGATGCTGGCGAAGAAGTTCTTGGAGGTGGTGCGGCCCTTGGTGATCTCATCCGGGAACAGCCACGCCTGCAGTTCTTCGTTGCCATAGATGCCATCGGCAGCGGTGGTGCCGTACGGAACCAGCGGGTTCCACGGCTTGCAGACGTCGTAGGAGATCGGAGCAGCGGCAGTGCCGCACTGCACCTTGCCGGTGGCAGCGTTGAAGAAGGACGGACCTACGCCGGCCGCGACGCGACCCTTGTGCAGGTTGCCGGTCGCCACCGATTCCAGCTCGTTGCGGTTGTACTGGTAGCCCACTTCCCAGTCGAAGTAACGCTCGCCGATGTCGAACGAGCCGTCGAACGAGGCCACCGCGCGGTAGGTCTTCAGCTCGCTGGTGGTCACGCGCGGCACTTCCCAGGTGCGGCGGTTCCAGGCCACCGCAGTCGGGGTGGCGAAGCCGTGCTGGTTGCCGAACGGGTTGAAGTAGCTGTCGATCGACATGGAGCCGACACCGGCGGTGCTCGACTGCAGCGGATAGCCCGCGATCTGGCGGGTGGACTCGCGCTGGTTGTAGCCCAGCTCGGTGCGGAAGTTGACGTTGTCGGTGATCTTGAACCGGCCGTCGAAGTAGATCGAGTCGCGCTTGACCGGGTACATCACGTGCATCTGGTCGTTGGCGTTGCTCACGTCACCGGTGAAGGGTGTGGTGCTGGTGAGGTGGTAATTGGCCGGATTGGTCGGGTCCGTGCCACGGTTGAGCGAGTAGCCACAGCCTGCCGGAGGCGTCGCATTGCAGCCGGGACCGCGCACGCCGGTGAACTGGCCGTACTGGCTGATGGTGGTCCAGTTGCTGCTGTCGTTCGGGTGGCGATCGGTCATGCCGTACTGGCTGAAGCCGCGGTCACGTGCCCACACGCCCTTCTCTTCTGCATGCTCGGCCGACAGGGTCAGCGAGATGCGGTCGTTGTTCCAGCCGGCGACCACGTCGAAGCGGTCGCGCGCGCCGTCGCCCTCGCTGTACTGGCCGTGGTAGACGTTGGCGGTCACGCCGGTGACGTTGGAGCGGGTGATGATGTTGACCACGCCAGCCATGGCATCCGAACCATAGATCGCAGAAGCGCCGTCCTTCAGCACCTCGATGCGCTCCACTGCCGACACCGGCAGGGAGGAAACGTCCTGGTAGCCGGACGTGCTGATGCCCAGGCGCTTGCCGTTGACCAGCACCAGCGTGCGCTGCGTGCCCAGGTTGCGCATGTCGATGTAGGTGCCGCCCGCGTTCTCGCCTGCGGTCAGCGCGTTGGCGCGGCTGATTGCCGGGCTGCCCATCGCGGTGACGTTCTGCAGGATGTCGGCAACCGAGCTGAAGCCCTGGCGCTCGATATCGTTGCGGCTGATCGCGAACACCGGCTGGGCGGTTTCCACGTCGACCTGACGGATACGCGAACCGGTGATCTCGATACGGTCCAGGTTGGTCGGCGAAGCAGTGCTTTCGCTCTGGGCGAACGCGGGCAGTGCCGCCAGCGTTGCAGTGGTAGCCAGGGCATAGCGGATCGCCTGCCCCAGGGCGGTGGTGCGTGAAGTCATACGAGCTCTCTCTCTCAGGTCGTGCAACGGACGCCAAAAAGGGCGTCGAAGAAGCCGGAAGGTCGTGCGACCGGACCAGCGACCCGATAGTAGTCTCGTTGGTTAATGCTGTGTAAAGAGGGTGTGTCGAACAAATTAACGCTTTGCCACAAATATTCACAAAACATGAACAAAAGCAATCGCTTACGATGCCGTCGCGGATGGACCGCCAACGACGGGCTGACGCGATGCAACAGGAAAAGCCGCCAGATTGCGCAAAGTGTCACCGAATGTAACGCCGAGGCGCGCGTATTCAGGCAACGAAGGGACGGAACTGGATGCCGAGGCCGGCGATGCCGTCGGTCTCGCCGATCAGGTCGGCGCGCAGCAGCGGCCGGGCGTCGATGAACGCCTGCGGCACGATCAGCGACAACCGGTTGTCATCGGCGGTCAGTTCCAGCGGCGGCAGCGGAGCGTCCTCATGGGCACGGTTGAGCAGCACCGCCAGGCGCAGCAGCGCGGCCAGCCGCCGCGCGGTCAGCAGCAGGCGCTCGGGCAGGGCGTCGAACGCGGTCTTGCCCACGCTGCGGCGATGGCTGCGGACCAGGGCCGCCAGCATCTGCTGCTCCTGCCGCGAGAAGCCGGCGATGTCCGAGTGTTCCAGCACGTAGCTGCCATGCACGTGATAGCCGCTGTGGGCGATCATCAGCCCCAGCTCATGCAGGCGTGCCGCCCAGCCGAGCATGCGGGCATCGTCAGCGTCGAGCTTCCAGCGTTCCTGCACCTGCTCCAGCAGCGACAGGGCGGTGTCCTGCACGCGGTCGGCCTGGACGGTGTCGATGCCGTAACGGTGGGTGAGCGCAGCGACCGATTCGTCGCGCAGGTCGTTCTCGCCGGCACGGCCGACAATGTCGTAAAGGATGCCTTCGCGCATCGCGGCCTTGCTGACCAGCAGCTTCTGCAGGCCCAATGCCTGGAAGGCCGCCTCCAGCACCAGGATGCCGCCCGCGATGATCGGGCGGCGATCGCTGGACAGGCCCGGCAGCACGATGTCGTCGATCTTCTTGGCCTTGAGCAGCTCGTCGCGCAGCTGTGGCAGGGCTTCGGCGGTGATCGCCCCCTTGCTCAGCTTCATCGTCGCGCAGATCTCGCTGATCGCCTTGTGGGTGCCCGAAGAACCCAGTGCCTCCTGCCAGCCCAGCGCACGGTACTTGCTGGCGAAGGGCTGGAACTCGCGACCGATCTCGGCCAGTGCATCCTTCCAGCGCTTCTTGCTGAGCTTGCCGCCCGGAAAGAAGCGGCGGGTGCTGGCAATGCAGCCGGCCTGCAGGCTCTCGCGCTCGAGGGTCTGCATGCCCATGCCGATGATGAACTCGGTCGAGCCACCGCCGATGTCGATCACCAGCCGGCGCTCGCCCGGTTTGGGCGGCTGGGCATGGGCGACGCCCAGGTAGATCAGGCGCGCCTCCTCGCGGCCGCTCACCACTTCAATGGCATGGCCAAGCGCGGTTTCGGCGGGAACCAGGAACGACTGCGGTGAACGCAGCTGCCGCACGGTATTGGTGGCCAGTGCACGCACGCGGTGCGACGGGACATTGCGGATGCGCTGGCCGAAGCGGGCCAGGCATTCCAGTGCGCGTTGCCGTGCCGCAGCCGACAGGCCCCCCTTGCCATCCAGACCGTCGGCCATGCGCACGGTTTCGCGCAGGCGGTCGATCACCCGCAGCTGGCCGAGCGTGTAGCGCGCGATGACCATGTGGAAACTGTTGGAGCCAAGGTCGATGGCGGCCAGCAGGTCGCCATCCTGCAATGCGGGCGGAGTCGTGGTGGTATGCGGCATGGGCGAATGTTAGCCGAAGGGGCGGTGTGCTCGTCACCGCATGGCCTTCACATTTTGTCGGGGGGCGTTCGGTAGTGCCGGCCGCTGGCCGGCAAGGTCAACGTCAACGTCAAAAGCGGGTTTTCTGAGGGATGGCGGGGCGGGTCCGGTTGAGGGGGACGCCGTAAACCCATCCATGGGGGCTTGGTCGCGGCATCCATGCCGCTCACACCCCCTCAACCGGACCCACCCCGCCTTCGAAAGTTGGCCGCGGTCTGCCGGAACGACACGGGCTCTGACCCCGGTGTTCTACATTGGACGCATTGTGCCGACCAAGGCCGGCACCTACCGGGTCAGAGACCCTGCATCAACGCCATCTGCGCCGAATGCGGGGCCTCGTCGTGGGCCGGGGCACGCTTGTGATAGATGCCATCGGCATCCAGTTCCCAGGCGTTGAGGTTGTCGTCCAGGTAGTTCTGCAGGACTTCGCGGTAGACCCGCTTGGCCAGCGTCGGATCCAGGATCGGGAAGCAGGTCTCGACCCGCCGCAGCAGGTTGCGCTCCAGCCAGTCGGCGCTCGCGCAGTACAGTTCGGGCGCACCATCGTTGCCGAACCAGTAGACCCGGCTGTGTTCCAGGAAGCGGCCGACGATGGAGCGGACACGGATGTTGTCGGACACGCCCGGGACGCCGGGACGCAGGGTGCAGGCGCCACGGATGATCAGGTCGATCTGCACTCCGGCCTGCGAGGCGGCGTACAGCGCGCGGATTACCTGGGCCTCGTTGAGGGCGTTCATCTTGGCGATGATGCGTGCCGGGCGGCCCGCGGCCGCGATGCGCGTCTCGCGCTCGATCCGCGACAGGATGCCGGTATGCAGGGTGAAGGGCGACTGCAGCAGGCGCTTGAGCTTCATCTTCGAGGCCAGCCCGGACAGCTGCTGGAACAGCAGGTGCACATCATTGCCGATGTCCGCGTCGGCGGTGATCAGGCTGATGTCGGTGTACGCGCGCGCCGTACCGCTGTGGTAGTTGCCGGTGCCCAGGTGCACGTAACGGCGCAGCTTGCGGCCTTCGCGACGCACGATCAGCAGCATCTTGGCATGGGTCTTGTAGCCGACCACGCCATACACCACCTGTACGCCGGCTTCCTGCAGGCGATCGGCCAGCCCGAGGTTGGCCTCTTCATCGAAGCGTGCGCGCAGCTCGACCACCACGGTCACATCCTTGCCGGCACGTGCAGCCTGGATCAGCGCATCGACGATCAGCGAATCCTTGCCCGTGCGGTACAGGGTCTGCTTGATCGCCAGCACGTTCGGATCCAGCGCCGCCTGGCGGATCAGGTCGAGTACGGCGGCGAACGCATCGAAGGGATGGTGCAGCAGCAGGTCCTGGCGCGCCACGGTCTCGAAGATGCCATCGGTGTCGCGCAGCGTGCGCGGCGTCATCGGCGGATATTTCAGGTCTGGCTGCGCGATGAGGTCGTACAGCTGGATGATGCGGTTGAGGTTGACCGGGCCGTCGATGCGATACACCGCGTTCTCGGTCAGGCCGAAGTTCTGCAGCAGGGTACGCACGATCTCGCGCGGCATGTCATGAGCGATTTCCAGCCGCACCGCCGGCCGGTAGCCGCGGTCGACCAGTTCATCGCGCAGTGCCAGCGCCAGGTTCTCCACTTCCTCCTCGTCCACCACCAGCTCGGAATTGCGGGTCACGCGGAACTGGTAGGCGCCCTGGACTTCCATGCCCGGGAACAGTTCATCCACGAAGGTGGACAGCACCGAGGACAGGAACACGAAGTTCTGCGAGCCACCGAGTTTTTCCGGCAGCTGGATGATGCGCGGCAGCGAGCGCGGTGCGCGCACGATGGCCAGGTGGCCGGCGCGGCCGAATGCATCGGTGCCCTTCAGCACGACGACGATGTTCAGCGACTTGTTGAGGATCTTCGGGAACGGATGCACCGGATCCAGACCCAGCGGCGACAGCACCGGCATGATCTCGTTGCGGAAGTAGGCCCGCAGCCAGCGCTTCTGCCGGTGGTTCCACGAATGGCGGCCGAGCACGCCGATGCCGGCATCCATCAGGGCCGGGCGCAGTGTCTCGTTCCAGCAGCGGTACTGCTGGTCCACCAGTTCGGCGGCGCGTTCATGGATGGCGTTGAGGATGGCCTGCGGACTCATGCCGTCCGGAGCCGGCGGCAGGCCGTATTCCTGCGCGTGGCGGACGGCGGCGGCCCGGATCTCGAAGAATTCGTCGAGGTTGGTGCAGGAAATGCACATGAAGCGCAGGCGCTCCAGCAGGGGCACCTGCGGGTCCATGGCCTGGGCCAGCACGCGGAAGTTGAAATCCAGCTGCGACAGTTCGCGGTTGATGTACAGCGCCGGATCGCGCAGCGGATCGTTGTCCGGGCTCACGGGGAGAGGGAGGGATCCGAGGCTGCTCATGGCTTCATTCTTCGACGGAGGTCAGGGGGGCGGACTCGCGCGGGCGCACGTGGTCGGCATCGAAATGACAGGAGAACACCGATCCTTTGCCGACCTCGCTTTCGATCTCCAGCCGCGCATGGTGCAGGCCGAGGATGTGCTTGACGATGGACAGGCCGAGGCCGGTGCCGCCGCTCTCGCGCGAGCGGCTGCTGGAAACGCGGTAGAAGCGCTCGGTCAGCCGCGGCAGGTGGGTTGCCGGGATGCCATAGCCGGTATCGCGCACGGCCAGCACCGCGCCGTCGCCTTCGCGACGGAACTCTACGGTGATGCGGCCGTCGGCCGGCGTGTAGCGCACTGCATTGGTGACCAGATTGGAGAAGGCGCTGTGCAGCTCCTTGGTCGAGCCCTGCAGGTCGACACCGGCAAGGTCTTCGATGCTGATCTGGTGGCGACCCTGGCTGTGGGCCTCGGCTTCGCGACGCAGCGTGGCCAGCATCGGCTGCATGGCCACGACTTCCTCTTCGGTGTGCTCCTGCGACTCCAGCCGCGACAGGGTCAGCAGGTCTTCCACCAGCTGGGCCATGCGCTGGCTCTGCTTGCGCATTTCTTCAAGCATCGGGCCGGTGCCGGGGAAATCCTCCGGATCCATCATGTCCAGGTAGCCGTGCACCACGGTGAGAGGGGTGCGCAGCTCATGTGAAACATTGGCGACGAAATCGCGGCGGACCTGCTCCAGGCGCAGCAGCTTGCTGACATCACGGGCGATCAGCAGCCAGTAGTCCGACGAATACGGAATCAGGCGGAGGTTCAGGCGGATCGCTGGATCGACCGGCGAGGGCACGTCCAGGATCGGCTCGGCGTTGCGACCACCGGCCAGCCAGTGGGCCAGCGGCATCGGCTGCAACCGCTCGACAAGGGCCTCGCCCAGGTCGCCCGGGTGGTGCAGGCCAAGCAGGGCGGTGGCCGCTTCGTTGAACCACTGCACGCGCTGGCTGTTGCGGTCGAGCACCACCACTGCGTCGGGCAGCGCGGCGGCCGCGGCGCGGTAGCTGCGCAGCATGTCCAGCAGGCGCCGCTTGCGCACGCGCATTTCGACCTGGTTGCGGTACAGCAGGCGATCCAGTTCATTCCACACACCCGTGCCTTCGGCGGTATCCCAGCGCTGGCGCGCGGTCAGCCGGCGCAGCACGCTGCGCAACCGCCAGTAATGCCAGGCCAGCGTCGCCAGCGCGCCCAGTGCGACGCACAACCACAGATGGCCCGTGAACCATCCCACCAGTCCGGCGAACAGCAGTACCGCGGCGACGGTAGCCAGCGTCTTCAACCAGGCAGAGCGGATGTGGCGGGGCATTGCGGTCTCGTCGATGAGGTGCGGTGGTTCACTGCAATGAACCAAGGGTTATAGCAGAGTTGCCGGCACCGGCACCCGTGGTGCGCGATGCCGGCACGACGGGACTCAGGTGGCGGTCGAGAAGCGGTAACCCGCGCCGCGCACGGTCTGCACCATGTTCTCGGCATTGAACGGTTCCAGCGTCTTGCGCAGGCGGCGGATGTGCACGTCGATGGTGCGCTCCTCCACGTACACGCTGCCGCCCCACACGTGGTCCAGCAGCTGGGCGCGGGTGTACACGCGCTCGGGGTGGGTCATGAAGAAGTGCAGCAGGCGGTACTCGGTCGGGCCGATCGGCACCGGCTGTTCGTTGGCGAACACGCGATGCGCGGCACCGTCGATGCGGATCGGACCGACCGCCACGCTGCCGTCCTCGTCGTCTTCGCGGGCGCGGCGCATGACCGCACGGATGCGGGCCAGCAGCTCCCGGGCCGAGAACGGCTTGACCACGTAATCGTCGACGCCGGCTTCCAGGCCGCCGACACGGTCGTTCTCCTCGCCACGCGCGGTCAGCATGATGATGGGCACCTCGCGGGTCAGCGTCTCCTTGCGCCAGCGGCGCGCCAGATCCAGGCCGCTGGTGCCGGGCAGCATCCAGTCCAGCAGGATCAGGTCGGGAACACGGTCGGCGATCGCGGTCTGGGCTTCGCGGGCATCACCGGCGTGGACCGGCTCGTAGTCACCCTTGCGCAGGGCGAAGGCGACCATTTCGCGGATCGCGGGCTCGTCATCGACGATCAGGATACGTTTCTGCACGAGGGCACCGTAGGGCTCGGTTACTGGACGGGTGCCAGTAGACTACGGTTTGATGACATGTTTGTGACCATCGGGCAGGAACCGCTCCCGATTGCCACGGACCGGTCATGCAGCGCTCAGCGGCGGTCCAGATCGGGGTCCTGCACGCCCTGCCGGCGCAGCTCCAGCACGGTCGGGGTGATCGATTCGATGCGCGCGTCGACCCGGGCCCGTCCCACGTAGTCCAGTGCGGGATTGCGCTTGAGCGCCTGCAGCTGCATCAGCGCCTGCTCCGGCCGGCCGCTGAGGAAGGCGGCCTCGGCGTAGGCCTCGCTGGCACGGACGCTGTCCCCGGCCAGCTCGCTGGCACGGGCGTAGCGCTGCTGGAACACCGGATCGTTACCACTTTGCGACAGCAGCGGCCGCAGCATGGCCTGCGCGCGCTGCCCCGCCTCGCGGTTGCCCTGTTCGTTGAGGATCTCGGCGTAGGTCAGCGCGACGGGCCGACTGTTGGGATGCTCACGCAGCAGCTGCTCGAAACGGGCATTGGCCTGCGTGGCCTGGCCCGAGCGCGATTCGGCCTCGGCCAGGGCCAGGGCTACCCACAGGCTGTCCGGATGGGCCTGCAGCAGGCCGTTCAGGGTCTGCCGCGCCTCGCCGGCACCGCTGCGTCCCCCCCGCATGACCGCCAGGGCCTGGCCGTAGCGCTGGGCATCGTTCAATCCACTCTTCTGGCGTTTGCCCAGGTCGGCGTACTCGCGCTCCACCTCGCCGGTGGAGTCGGCACTGAGCACCCGCAACCGTTCACGTGCCCAGTCGAAGTCGCCGCTGGGGCCCCGGCTGAGCTGGCCAACCGGCACCCGCAGCACACTGCTTGGCAGCAGCGGGTTGCTGCCGCGCAGCAGCGGTTCGGACAGGGTCGGGTCGGCCGGGTCCACCCGTTCCCTGCGCTCGCCGCTGGGCGTGGTGGTGGTCAGCAGCACCGTGTCCTTCTTCATCTGCTCGGCGCGGGCCTTCGCTTCGCTGATGCGGGTGATGTTGACCGGGTGCGTGCGCAGGAACTCCGGCACGCTGTAGCCGCCCTCGTTGCCGCGCATGGCCGTCGACATCCGCTCGAAGAAGCCGGCCATCGCGTCCACGTCGTAACCGCTGCGTGACAGGGTGCGTATGCCCAGCCGATCGGCTTCCGATTCGTTGGAGCGGGTGTAGTTGATCTGCCGCTGCTGCATCAGGCCCATGCCCGAGCTGATCGCGGCCATGGTCGCATTGCCTGAAGAGGTGCTGTTGCTGGCCTGTGCCGCCACCACCGCCGCCAGCATGCCCAGCAGGATCGGGATCTGGTCGCGCTGGGCGCGCTCGACCCCGCGCAGCACGTGCTGCTGGGTGACGTGGGCGATTTCGTGTGACAGCACCGCGGCAACCTCGTCTTCGCGTTCGGCCGTCAGCACCAGCCCGGCGTTGACCCCGATGTAGCCGCCCAGGGTCGCGAAGGCGTTGATCTGGCGGTCCTTCATCACGAAGAAGGTGTAGGGCTGGCGCGGCTGGTCGCTGTTGGACCCCAGGCGGGTGCCCATGGTCTGCAGCCAGTCATTGACCAGCGGATCGTCCAGCAGGTAGCCATAGTTGCGCAGCTCGCGCAGCATCATCGCGCCGTACTCGGCCTGGCGGGCCGGGGTCAGCAGCTCGCCGGCCGAGG harbors:
- the lpxH gene encoding UDP-2,3-diacylglucosamine diphosphatase, which translates into the protein MTTLFISDLHLDPSRPEITDLFLRFLREQAPGADALYILGDLFEAWIGDDTPSPAADAVADALRTLADSGVPVYFIRGNRDFLLGEDYARRAGLRILPDPCVIELYGRAVLLQHGDLLCTDDIPYQQFRAQTRDPAFQAQFLSQPLAARIAFAQKAREASQARQSEMKQGDRVQFETVTDVAPAEVEATFIRHGVDTMIHGHTHRPAIHALQAGGRSCTRIVLGDWYEQGSVLRVTPQGWTLDSLT
- a CDS encoding phosphatase PAP2 family protein; translation: MRTTPLELLRGSETRLCRRANHYCRRRRVRRLFSIISRLGDGVFWYVLMGVLVAIDGFDGLRASVHMAATGLAALLLYKGLKRWTRRPRPYAADLRIRAWVAPLDEFSFPSGHTLHAVSFTIVALAYYPWLAPLLVPFTLGVGLSRVVLGLHYPSDVLAATGIAALLASASLAWLPLPV
- a CDS encoding glycosyltransferase family 4 protein, with translation MRYAIVTETYPPEVNGVALTVQGLEQGLRTAGHEIDLIRPRQASEALDSAPGTLLVPGAALPRYPGLRFGLPAPIRLGRHWQQQRPDAIYVATEGPLGWSALRTARRLGIPVASGFHTRFDEYLPDYGVAWLQAAAMRWMRRFHNQADATLVPTRELQQFLAEQGFERVRLLARAVDSQQFDPGRRDPTLREEWGIDGNGLAAIYVGRIAAEKNLGLAVKAFRRLQQIRPKARFVWVGDGPAREKLAHENPDFIFCGIQRGEALARHFASGDLFLFPSRSETFGNVTLESMASGLATVAFDYGAAREYLRNGENGAAVDNDEQFVEAAVQLASDDTLRRELGSQAARAMKRLHPQQVVAEFDALLAELANTRRTGHAHHAA
- a CDS encoding TonB-dependent receptor domain-containing protein, encoding MTSRTTALGQAIRYALATTATLAALPAFAQSESTASPTNLDRIEITGSRIRQVDVETAQPVFAISRNDIERQGFSSVADILQNVTAMGSPAISRANALTAGENAGGTYIDMRNLGTQRTLVLVNGKRLGISTSGYQDVSSLPVSAVERIEVLKDGASAIYGSDAMAGVVNIITRSNVTGVTANVYHGQYSEGDGARDRFDVVAGWNNDRISLTLSAEHAEEKGVWARDRGFSQYGMTDRHPNDSSNWTTISQYGQFTGVRGPGCNATPPAGCGYSLNRGTDPTNPANYHLTSTTPFTGDVSNANDQMHVMYPVKRDSIYFDGRFKITDNVNFRTELGYNQRESTRQIAGYPLQSSTAGVGSMSIDSYFNPFGNQHGFATPTAVAWNRRTWEVPRVTTSELKTYRAVASFDGSFDIGERYFDWEVGYQYNRNELESVATGNLHKGRVAAGVGPSFFNAATGKVQCGTAAAPISYDVCKPWNPLVPYGTTAADGIYGNEELQAWLFPDEITKGRTTSKNFFASIAGSIVTLPAGDLGFAFGVESRKEEGKYTPDALAQTGATTNLAAGPTGGDYTVNEAYLEVNVPVLADLPGAKELSFNGATRFSDYNTFGNTLNSKFGFKWKPIDSLMVRGTWAEGFRAPTINDLFGGGSETFAQFSDPCDTRFGSSASSAEVRARCARDIANADTFRQLRQGGTPVNTSTDATPVPFTSGSNPQLTPETSTSKTLGLVWSPSFIQGFNASLDWWKIRIDNTIIADTPTQILQDCYEAGIDSRCTRFQRDPVTGIVTNLKFGNRNAGFMETEGYDLDVSYRLDTRFGKFNVNSATTYVSSATYRTSNDSSIVPIVTNGIGSAFRVRSNLALGYDLGDFGVTWTARYYSGVKETCSNIGLYPDECSDPGVYAPWYKGSRNYNERGSVTFHDVQFRYNLPWDATVAVGANNVFEKSGPIMYSKPNSAFSYYGGYDIGRFIYMKYQQRF
- the ppx gene encoding exopolyphosphatase, encoding MPHTTTTPPALQDGDLLAAIDLGSNSFHMVIARYTLGQLRVIDRLRETVRMADGLDGKGGLSAAARQRALECLARFGQRIRNVPSHRVRALATNTVRQLRSPQSFLVPAETALGHAIEVVSGREEARLIYLGVAHAQPPKPGERRLVIDIGGGSTEFIIGMGMQTLERESLQAGCIASTRRFFPGGKLSKKRWKDALAEIGREFQPFASKYRALGWQEALGSSGTHKAISEICATMKLSKGAITAEALPQLRDELLKAKKIDDIVLPGLSSDRRPIIAGGILVLEAAFQALGLQKLLVSKAAMREGILYDIVGRAGENDLRDESVAALTHRYGIDTVQADRVQDTALSLLEQVQERWKLDADDARMLGWAARLHELGLMIAHSGYHVHGSYVLEHSDIAGFSRQEQQMLAALVRSHRRSVGKTAFDALPERLLLTARRLAALLRLAVLLNRAHEDAPLPPLELTADDNRLSLIVPQAFIDARPLLRADLIGETDGIAGLGIQFRPFVA